In Streptomyces camelliae, the sequence CGGCCTCGGCATCGGCGCGATGTACGTCCGGTCGCTCACGGTCTACCTGGTCCGCCAGGGCACCCTCGACGACTACGTCTACCTGGAGCACGGCGCCCACTACGCCATCGGCGCCCTGGCCGTGATCCTCATGGTCACCATCCAGTACGAGATCAACGAGGTCATCACCGGTCTCGTCGGCGTCGTCCTGATCGGCTGGTCCTTCTGGTCCTCCGTCCGCCGCAACCGTGCGCTCGCGACGGCCGGCGAGGGCAGCGACGAGAAGGCCGAGGTGCCCTCCGGGGTGTGACACCCCCGTGGGTGAGGAACGCTCTGAGCGGGGCGGCCGACAGGGGTCGGCCGCCCCGACGGCGTACAGGCGTGGACAAGCTACCTGGGGGCGGGTATGGGGTTCTTCGACGGACTGATGGGAGCGCGGCTCTCCGACTTCGACTCGGGCGAGGCCGCGACCGGCTCCATCCAGCTCACCCGGCGGCATCAGACGGTGTCGCTCACCAAGCAGGGCGCGGCCACGGGCAACCTGCGGGTCAACCTGACCTGGCGGATGCGCACGTCCGACTTCGACCCCGTCGCGCGGGGCAGCCTCTTCCGGCACCCCTTCCGGGCCCTCAAACCCCAGGAGGTGCTCGGCCACGGTCAGTCCATGGTCAACGTCGACCTCGACCTCGGCTGCCTGTACGAGCTGACCGACGGCACGAAGGGCGTCGTCCAGCCGCTCGGCAACTACCTGGGCGACGTCAACGCCCCGCCGTACATCAAGCTCAGCGGCGACGACCGGTTCGGCTCGGCGTCCGGCGAGACGATGTACGTCAATCTCGACCACCGCGACGCCATCAAACGCCTGCTGGTCTTCGTCTACATCTACGACCAGACCCCGGCCTTCGACCGCACCCACGCCATCGTCACGCTGTACCCCAGCAACGGCCCCCGGATAGAGATCGGCCTGGACGAACGCCATCCCCAGGCCCGCTCCTGCGCGGTGGTGATGATCGAGAACGTGAAGGGCGAACTGACGGTCCGCCGCGAGGTGAAGTTCGTCTACGGCTTCCAGGGGGAGCTGGACCGGCTGTACGGGTGGGGGCTGCAGTGGGGCAGGGGGTACAAGACGGCGGACCGGTGAACGCGGCCCCTCTCACCGCCCGATGAACTGCGGCCCCTGCGGCGGCAGCCGGAAGTTCGGGTCGGCGGCGACCGGCACCGGCACCGGCTGCGGGTACCCGTACGCGGGCGCGGCCGATGTCGGCTGCGGATAGCCGTACGCCGGCGGCTGCTGCGGTACGGCCGTCGTCGGCTGCTCGGGAGGCAACGGCTGGGACGCCGTGGGCTCCGGCTCGGCCTCCGACTCGTCCACCGAGATGCCGAAGTCCGTCGCGAGCCCCTTCAGCCCGTCCTGGTACCCCTCGCCCAGCGCGCGGAACTTCCAGCCCTCCCCGCGCCGGTACAGCTCACCGCAGATCAGCGCCGTCTCCGCGCCGGTCTCCGGCTTGATCTCGAAGCTGGCCAGCGGCTCCCCGTCGGCGACCGCGTCGTACAGCAGGATGCACAGCGCCGGCACCTGGTCGAAGGTGACGCCGTCGGCGGAGGCGACGAGCAGGATCCGCCCGACGCCCGGCTCGACACCGGGAAGATCTGTCTGGATCGTGTCGGTCAGTCCCTCGGCGACGCGTTTCTTGCCGAGCCGCCACACCTTTCCGGAGGGATGCCGGGGCTGGTTGTAGAAGACGAAGTCCTCGTCCGAGCGCACACGGCCGTCGGGGCCGAGCAGCAGCGCCGAGGCGTCCACGTCCGGGACTCCCTGCCCGGGGGTCCAGCGCAGCACGGCCCGGACCGTGGTGGCTTCCAGCGGGACGTTCGACCCCTTCAGCATCGCGTGCGTCATGCGGTCATCCTGCCTTCTCGGTCCTGGTCACGACAATGCGGGGGTAGGGCCGCCGAAGGCCGCCGACACAAGCGAGTTACCGGAAATTCATGCCCGCAGGGAACCCCGGACACGGGTCTCTACGTACTATTACCGGCCACCTTTTACCGAACACAGACCCGGGCCCGCGCCTGTAGGGAGTTATATGCGTCATTTCGGGCACATCGCCCCCGAGGTGCGGCAGCGCCTCTTCCACCGGGAGCCGTGCGACTTCACCGCCGACTCTCCGGCCCGGCTGCTCGCCTGCGCCCTCGGCGCCACCCTGTACAGCCCGGCAACCCGGCTGCGGCTCGCCGACGACATCGTCAAGCAGGCCGGGAACGGCGTGGTCTCGATGGTGCTGTGCCTGGAGGACTCGATCGACGACGCGGACGTCGTGGCCGGCGAGGAGAACCTGGTGCGCCAGTTCGCCGACCTCGCCGCCCGGCCCGGCACCGAGCCGCCGCTGCTCTTCATCCGGGTGCGCACCCCCGAGCAGATCCCCGACCTCGTGCACCGGCTCGGCGCGTCCGTACGCCTGCTGTCCGGGTTCGTGCTGCCGAAGTTCACCGAGGAGCGCGGTATCCCGTTCCTGGAGGCCCTGGCGGCCGCCGAGGCCGACAGCGGGCGCCGGCTGTTCGCCATGCCGGTCCTGGAGTCCCCCGAGCTGCTCTACCGCGAATCCCGCGTGGACACCCTGGAGGGCATCGCCCGCGCGGTCGACAAGTACCGCGACCGGGTGCTGGCCCTGCGCCTCGGCGTCACCGACTTCTGCTCCTCCTACGGCCTGCGCCGCGCCCCCGACATGACCGCCTACGACGTCCAGGTGGTCGCCTCCGTGATCGCCGACGTCGTGAACATGCTGGGCCGGGCCGACGGCACCGGATTCACCGTGACCGGACCCGTGTGGGAGTACTTCCGGCTCTCCGAGCGCATGTTCAAGCCACAGCTGCGGCAGAGCCCCTTCCTGGAGGTGCAGGCCGTCGAGCTGCGCGAGAAGCTGCTGGAGCACGCCATGGACGGACTGCTGCGGGAGATCTCCCTCGACCACGCCAACGGTCTGCTCGGCAAGACCTGCATCCACCCCTCCCATGTGCTGCCCGTGCACGCGCTGTCCGTGGTCAGCCACGAGGAGTACAGCGACGCCCAGGACATCCTGCGCCCCGAGCGGGGCGGCGGGGGAGTGCTCCGCTCGGCCTACACGAACAAGATGAACGAGGTGAAGCCGCACCGCGCCTGGGCCGAGCGGACCCTGCTGCGCGCCGAGGCCTTCGGCGTGGCCCACGAGGACGTCGGTTTCGTGGAGTTGCTCGCCGCCGGAATAAGGGACGCATGAAGAACGCAGTGAACGACGGGGGCTGGTCCGGCACCTGGGTCGCGGAGCGGCTCGGGGTCGAACTCGTGGGCGACGAGGGCCTGCCCGCCCTGCTCGGGCTCGCCCTGCGCCGTAACCCCAAGCGGGCCCATCTGCTCGTCTCCAACGTGCTCGGCAAGCATGTCCCGCAGTCGCCGTCCGTGGTCTACGGCCATGGGGTCCGGCTGGGTCGTCGGGTTGCCGAACTGCTGGGTGAGGCGGAGGCGGGTGCCGCTGTCGTCCTCGGCTACGCGGAGACCGCGACGGGGCTCGGCCATGCGGTGGCCGACGGGCTCGGTACGGCGCCGTATCTGCACTCCACGCGCCGACCGGTGGCCGGGGTCGCCCGGGCGGGCGGCTTCGAGGAGTCGCACTCGCATGCCACGTCGCATCTTCTGCTGCCGGAGGATCCGTCGCTGCTGGCCGGTCACGGTCCGCTGGTCCTGGTCGACGACGAGTTCTCCACCGGTAACACCGTGCTGAACACCATTCGTGATCTGCACGAGCGGTATCCGCGCGGGCGGTATGTGGTGGTGGCGCTGGTCGACATGCGGTCGGCGGAGGACGTCGAGCGGATGGAACGGTTCGCCGGTGAGATCGGGGCGCGGGTGGATCTGATCGCCGCCGCGTCCGGGGTCGTACGGCTGCCGGAGGGTGTGCTGGAGAAGGGGCAGCGACTCGTGGCGCACCATGAGACTGCCGGGTCCGGGTCGGGTGTGGCGGCTCGCGCCGCTGTCGGGGCGCACCGGCCGAGCCGTGTGGACCTCCACTGGCCTCACCGCGTCCCGGACGGCGGGCGCCACGGTTTCACCCCCGCCCATCGCACCCGTCTCGAAGCCGCGCTGCCCGAGATGGCTGCCCGAATAGCGGAAGCCCTGCCCGCCGCCGCCCGCCGCGTCCTCGTCCTCGGCTTCGAAGAGCTGATGTACGCCCCGCTGCGGCTCGCCCGGGAGCTGGAGCAGGTCATGGATGCCGAGGTGCGGTTCTCGACCACCACCCGGTCGCCCGTGCTCGCGCTGGACGACCCCGGCTATGCGATCCGCACCCGGCTGGTCTTCCCCGCCCATGACGACCCGGCCGACGGCCCCGGCGAGCGCTACGCGTACAACGTCGCCGGCGCCGGCTTCGACGCCGTCGTGACCGTGGTGGACTCGGTCGCCGACACCCCCGCCCTGCACGCGCCGGACGGGCTGCTGGCCCGCCTCGCCGCCCACACCCCGCACGTCCTGCTCGCGGTCGTCCCGTCGTACGTCCCGCACGCTTCCGAAAGGCCGGCCATGCTGCCCGAGCCCCTCCGTGGCC encodes:
- a CDS encoding TerD family protein, which codes for MTHAMLKGSNVPLEATTVRAVLRWTPGQGVPDVDASALLLGPDGRVRSDEDFVFYNQPRHPSGKVWRLGKKRVAEGLTDTIQTDLPGVEPGVGRILLVASADGVTFDQVPALCILLYDAVADGEPLASFEIKPETGAETALICGELYRRGEGWKFRALGEGYQDGLKGLATDFGISVDESEAEPEPTASQPLPPEQPTTAVPQQPPAYGYPQPTSAAPAYGYPQPVPVPVAADPNFRLPPQGPQFIGR
- a CDS encoding phosphoribosyltransferase, which gives rise to MKNAVNDGGWSGTWVAERLGVELVGDEGLPALLGLALRRNPKRAHLLVSNVLGKHVPQSPSVVYGHGVRLGRRVAELLGEAEAGAAVVLGYAETATGLGHAVADGLGTAPYLHSTRRPVAGVARAGGFEESHSHATSHLLLPEDPSLLAGHGPLVLVDDEFSTGNTVLNTIRDLHERYPRGRYVVVALVDMRSAEDVERMERFAGEIGARVDLIAAASGVVRLPEGVLEKGQRLVAHHETAGSGSGVAARAAVGAHRPSRVDLHWPHRVPDGGRHGFTPAHRTRLEAALPEMAARIAEALPAAARRVLVLGFEELMYAPLRLARELEQVMDAEVRFSTTTRSPVLALDDPGYAIRTRLVFPAHDDPADGPGERYAYNVAGAGFDAVVTVVDSVADTPALHAPDGLLARLAAHTPHVLLAVVPSYVPHASERPAMLPEPLRGPAFSSYAPEEVGWLLQDLSDVTLEAPTEEREEAIQSGGAHYAESLPVEYQPSEQYQELFQAALDASAARIAHAVGVVTETVLAERSPRPVLVSLARAGTPVGVLMRRWAQFRHGLDLPHYAVSIVRGRGIDANALRWLAAHHDPRDVVFVDGWTGKGAITRELAQAIEEFERAEGIGGFDPEIAVLADPGSCVRTYGTREDFLIPSACLNSTVSGLISRTVLRADLVGPDDFHGAKFYRELAGSDVSVAFLDAVAARFPEVADTVGTAVKELMAEDRTPTWAGWRAVERISEEYGIHDVNLVKPGVGETTRVLLRRVPWKILARAGAGADLDHVRLLAEQRGVPVEEVGELPYTCVGLIHPQYTRGATGADGKAVNV
- a CDS encoding HpcH/HpaI aldolase/citrate lyase family protein, translated to MRHFGHIAPEVRQRLFHREPCDFTADSPARLLACALGATLYSPATRLRLADDIVKQAGNGVVSMVLCLEDSIDDADVVAGEENLVRQFADLAARPGTEPPLLFIRVRTPEQIPDLVHRLGASVRLLSGFVLPKFTEERGIPFLEALAAAEADSGRRLFAMPVLESPELLYRESRVDTLEGIARAVDKYRDRVLALRLGVTDFCSSYGLRRAPDMTAYDVQVVASVIADVVNMLGRADGTGFTVTGPVWEYFRLSERMFKPQLRQSPFLEVQAVELREKLLEHAMDGLLREISLDHANGLLGKTCIHPSHVLPVHALSVVSHEEYSDAQDILRPERGGGGVLRSAYTNKMNEVKPHRAWAERTLLRAEAFGVAHEDVGFVELLAAGIRDA
- a CDS encoding TerD family protein; this encodes MGFFDGLMGARLSDFDSGEAATGSIQLTRRHQTVSLTKQGAATGNLRVNLTWRMRTSDFDPVARGSLFRHPFRALKPQEVLGHGQSMVNVDLDLGCLYELTDGTKGVVQPLGNYLGDVNAPPYIKLSGDDRFGSASGETMYVNLDHRDAIKRLLVFVYIYDQTPAFDRTHAIVTLYPSNGPRIEIGLDERHPQARSCAVVMIENVKGELTVRREVKFVYGFQGELDRLYGWGLQWGRGYKTADR